The following coding sequences are from one Stegostoma tigrinum isolate sSteTig4 chromosome 11, sSteTig4.hap1, whole genome shotgun sequence window:
- the LOC125450244 gene encoding zinc finger protein 623-like, whose product MFKHQCSHSGERLWKCGDCGKGFIYLSQLEMHQRSHTGEKLFGCFDCGLGFTQSNNLLKHQRVHSGKRPFTCSIRGKGFAQTSHLLKHQRILTGERPFTCSVCRKEFALSSSLLTHQRIHNGDRLFTCSIRGKGFDLSTNLLRHQQVHTEEKSFTCSVCGKGFTQSSSLLEHQQVHTGKRPFICSECGKGFTRNSKLLVHQRVHTGEKPFTCSECGKGFAHSTNLLRHQRGHSGDRQFTCSMCGKGFTQSSKLLTHQQVHHNHI is encoded by the coding sequence atgttcaAACACCAGTGCAGTCAcagtggggagagactgtggaaatgtggggattgtgggaagggatttatttacctatcccagctggaaatgcaccaacgcagtcacactggggagaaactgttcggTTGCTTtgattgtgggctgggattcactcagtcaaacaacctgctgaaacaccagcgagttcacagtgGGAAGAGACCGTTCACCTGCTCTATTCGTGGGAAAGGATTCGCACAGACATctcacctgctgaaacaccagcgaATTCTCacaggagagaggccattcacttgctctgtATGTAGGAAAGAATTTGCTttgtcatccagcctgttgacaCATCAGCGAATTCACAATGGGGACAGACTGTTCACCTGCTCTATTCGTGGGAAAGGATTCGATTTgtcaaccaacctgctgagacaccagcaagttcacaccgaAGAGAAATCAttcacctgttctgtgtgtgggaaaggattcactcagtcatcctctCTGCTggaacaccagcaagttcacactgggaaAAGACCGTTCATCTGttctgaatgtgggaaaggattcactcgcaATTCTAAACTATTggtacaccagcgagttcacactggagagaaaccgttcacatgttccgagtgtgggaagggatttgctcactcaaccaacctgctgagacaccagcgaggtCACTCTGGGGACAGACaattcacttgttctatgtgtggaaagggattcactcaatcatccaaactgctaacacaccagcaagttcaccacaaccacatttga